One region of Planifilum fulgidum genomic DNA includes:
- a CDS encoding alpha-ketoacid dehydrogenase subunit beta, which translates to MPERTMVQAINDALFVAMEKDPRVVVMGEDVGKNGGVFRATEGLWQRFGDDRVIDTPLSESGIVGTAIGLAVGGMLPVAEIQFMGFVYPAFDQIVSHAARFRTRNQGTFPLPLVIRAPYGGGIRAPELHSDSTEALFVHTPGLKVVAPSTPYDAKGLLLASIQDPDPVIFLEPMKLYRTHRQEVPEGWYEVPIGQARKVREGEDVTILAWGAMVPVAEKTAEAWKKDGVSCEVIDLRSLYPIDEDAIIESVKKTGRAVIVHEAPRTAGVGAELTALINERAFLWLEAPVTRVTGYDVPVPYFALEDAFRPDVRRVSEAVKQVISF; encoded by the coding sequence ATGCCGGAACGGACAATGGTTCAAGCCATCAATGACGCCCTTTTCGTGGCCATGGAGAAGGATCCGCGCGTGGTCGTCATGGGTGAGGATGTGGGCAAAAACGGCGGGGTTTTCCGGGCGACGGAGGGCTTGTGGCAGCGCTTCGGCGACGATCGGGTGATCGACACCCCCCTGTCCGAGTCGGGCATTGTCGGGACGGCGATCGGCCTGGCGGTGGGGGGGATGCTCCCGGTGGCGGAAATCCAGTTCATGGGGTTTGTTTATCCCGCCTTCGATCAGATCGTCAGCCACGCCGCCCGGTTTCGGACGCGGAATCAGGGGACCTTTCCCCTTCCCCTCGTGATCCGCGCTCCCTACGGCGGGGGGATCCGCGCCCCGGAACTCCACTCCGATTCGACGGAGGCTCTGTTTGTGCACACCCCGGGATTGAAGGTGGTGGCTCCTTCCACTCCGTACGATGCCAAGGGGCTGTTGCTGGCCTCCATCCAGGATCCCGATCCGGTCATCTTCCTGGAACCGATGAAGCTGTACCGCACCCATCGGCAGGAGGTGCCCGAGGGGTGGTACGAGGTTCCCATCGGGCAGGCCCGAAAGGTGCGGGAGGGGGAAGACGTGACGATATTGGCCTGGGGAGCGATGGTGCCGGTGGCCGAGAAGACGGCGGAGGCTTGGAAGAAGGACGGGGTCAGCTGCGAAGTGATCGACCTGCGCTCCCTGTATCCGATCGATGAGGACGCCATCATCGAATCCGTCAAAAAGACCGGCCGCGCCGTGATCGTCCACGAGGCTCCCAGGACGGCCGGGGTGGGTGCGGAGCTGACGGCGCTCATCAACGAGCGGGCCTTCCTCTGGTTGGAAGCGCCCGTAACCCGGGTGACGGGGTACGATGTTCCGGTGCCGTACTTTGCCCTGGAGGATGCCTTCCGTCCCGACGTGCGCCGGGTTTCCGAAGCGGTGAAGCAAGTGATCAGCTTTTGA
- a CDS encoding dihydrolipoamide acetyltransferase family protein, with protein sequence MAVLFKLPDVGEGMAEAEVVRWLVRVGDRVELDQPVVEMQTDKAVVELPAPAAGRVTEIRWREGDTVPVGEVLLVIADESGGEGQAEAEKAAGAEANGVAGSAVPVPAFSRRRRVPAAPSTRRLARELGVDITQIQGTGPQGRVTDEDVRRAAAARRGPDVGPAEGAASPASTKTAADLPYREEPLTRTRRVIADRLLFSVTRKPHATHFDELNADGLVRWIQKRRREQESSGRRVSFLPVLLKMIAVTLRKHPAFNAHFDEDSQTVRTYPSVSLGIAADTPRGLLVPVIPEVEKKSVEQIALELAEVTEAARNGTIPPERLKGSTFTVSNAGALGSGRWATPIINPPEVAILALHPVEQRPVVRDGQLAVGWVMNVSLSFDHRVLDGADAIRFTQTLARYVADPDRLLLELA encoded by the coding sequence GTGGCCGTACTTTTCAAACTTCCCGATGTGGGTGAGGGGATGGCCGAGGCGGAAGTGGTCCGCTGGCTCGTTCGGGTCGGAGATCGGGTGGAGTTGGACCAGCCGGTTGTGGAGATGCAGACGGACAAGGCGGTGGTGGAGCTTCCGGCTCCCGCCGCCGGACGGGTGACGGAAATTCGATGGCGGGAAGGGGATACGGTGCCCGTCGGCGAGGTGCTTCTGGTGATCGCCGACGAGTCGGGAGGAGAAGGACAGGCGGAAGCGGAAAAGGCCGCAGGCGCGGAAGCCAATGGCGTCGCCGGGAGCGCCGTGCCCGTTCCCGCCTTCTCCCGCCGCAGACGGGTTCCGGCGGCTCCTTCCACCCGCCGCCTCGCCCGGGAGCTGGGCGTGGACATCACGCAAATCCAGGGGACGGGCCCCCAGGGACGGGTGACGGACGAGGACGTGCGCCGGGCGGCGGCCGCGCGCAGGGGGCCGGACGTCGGTCCGGCGGAAGGGGCCGCTTCCCCTGCCTCGACGAAGACGGCGGCGGATCTTCCCTACCGGGAGGAACCCCTCACCCGCACCCGGCGGGTGATCGCCGACAGGCTGCTCTTTTCGGTGACCCGCAAACCGCACGCCACCCACTTTGATGAACTGAACGCGGACGGATTGGTCCGCTGGATCCAAAAGCGGCGACGGGAACAGGAATCCTCCGGCCGGCGGGTCTCCTTTTTGCCGGTCCTGCTGAAGATGATCGCCGTCACCCTGCGAAAACATCCGGCTTTCAACGCCCATTTCGACGAGGACAGCCAGACCGTTCGAACGTATCCATCGGTCTCCCTCGGCATCGCCGCGGACACTCCTCGGGGGTTGCTCGTCCCGGTGATTCCCGAGGTGGAAAAGAAGAGCGTGGAACAGATCGCCTTGGAGCTGGCCGAGGTGACCGAGGCCGCCCGGAACGGGACGATCCCGCCGGAGCGGCTGAAGGGCAGCACCTTCACCGTCAGCAATGCGGGGGCCCTCGGAAGCGGGCGGTGGGCGACCCCGATCATCAACCCTCCCGAGGTGGCGATTCTCGCCCTGCATCCCGTGGAGCAGCGGCCGGTGGTCCGGGATGGCCAGCTCGCCGTCGGGTGGGTGATGAACGTGTCCCTTTCCTTCGATCACCGGGTGCTGGACGGCGCCGACGCCATCCGGTTCACCCAAACGCTGGCCCGCTATGTG